A genomic segment from Blastococcus sp. PRF04-17 encodes:
- a CDS encoding MFS transporter: protein MAAGGVPGAVADRFAESPNSLGWLFAGISIGALLMGLGSGWVSRVDRQGAVVLAAIVVWGVAIMGFGLAPALWVAVLCLAVAGAGDMVSAVLRSSMLQLAAPDDMRGRMQGVFIVVVAGGPRLGDLRAGAMASAASVSVAMVSGGIVVVVAMIVVAVVVPSFWFFRASRPALAAGEPRPGSPAPESGEDRPGSPGH from the coding sequence CTGGCCGCAGGCGGTGTTCCCGGAGCTGTCGCAGACCGGTTCGCCGAGTCGCCCAACAGCCTGGGCTGGCTGTTCGCGGGCATCTCGATCGGCGCGCTGCTGATGGGGCTGGGTTCGGGATGGGTGTCCCGGGTGGACCGGCAGGGGGCCGTCGTCCTGGCGGCGATCGTCGTGTGGGGTGTGGCGATCATGGGGTTCGGCCTGGCGCCCGCCCTGTGGGTGGCCGTCCTGTGCCTGGCGGTGGCGGGGGCCGGTGACATGGTGAGCGCGGTGCTCCGCTCGTCGATGCTGCAACTGGCCGCCCCCGACGACATGCGCGGCCGGATGCAGGGTGTCTTCATCGTGGTGGTCGCCGGTGGTCCGCGACTGGGCGACCTGCGCGCCGGGGCGATGGCCAGCGCGGCGTCGGTCAGCGTCGCGATGGTGTCGGGCGGGATCGTCGTCGTGGTCGCGATGATCGTGGTGGCCGTCGTCGTCCCGTCGTTCTGGTTCTTCCGGGCGTCGCGGCCGGCGCTGGCGGCAGGGGAGCCCCGGCCGGGCTCGCCCGCCCCCGAGAGTGGCGAGGACCGGCCGGGGTCCCCGGGCCACTGA
- a CDS encoding MFS transporter codes for MTSPVDPVEGGKAVEEPVPLPRRRGWAIDTTPLRNPHYRRLFWGVAATMLGQQMTLVAVPFQVYALTRSSALVGVTSVIALLPLIVFGLLGGAIADAMDRRRLMLITSYGAAGTALLLALQALLPGGGNLALLWVLTAFVSGFAAVSQPARSAVIPAIVGSAGVPAANALAMTVRQAGVIVGPLLAGVLIGLDQLFLTYAIDAVGFLVAAVLLRGLPSLPPEGVSGPLRLRSAVRGVGEGFTFLRTQPVLLMTFVVDIIAMMFAWPQAVFPELSQTGSPSRPTAWAGCSRASRSARC; via the coding sequence ATGACCTCGCCGGTCGATCCGGTCGAGGGGGGCAAGGCGGTCGAGGAGCCGGTACCGCTCCCGCGCCGCCGGGGATGGGCGATCGACACGACCCCGCTGCGCAATCCGCACTACCGGCGGCTGTTCTGGGGTGTGGCCGCCACGATGCTCGGCCAGCAGATGACGCTGGTCGCGGTCCCGTTCCAGGTCTACGCCCTCACCCGGTCCTCGGCGCTGGTCGGTGTCACCTCGGTCATCGCCCTGCTGCCGTTGATCGTCTTCGGGCTGCTCGGCGGTGCCATCGCCGACGCGATGGACCGCCGCCGGCTGATGCTCATCACGTCCTACGGGGCAGCGGGGACCGCGTTGCTGCTGGCGCTGCAGGCGCTGCTGCCCGGTGGCGGCAACCTCGCCCTGCTGTGGGTGCTGACGGCCTTCGTGTCGGGGTTCGCGGCGGTCAGCCAGCCGGCGCGCAGCGCGGTCATCCCGGCGATCGTGGGCTCCGCGGGCGTGCCGGCGGCCAACGCGCTCGCCATGACGGTTCGGCAGGCCGGCGTGATCGTCGGGCCGCTGCTGGCCGGCGTCCTGATCGGCCTCGACCAGCTGTTCCTGACTTATGCAATCGACGCCGTGGGCTTCCTCGTCGCAGCGGTCCTGCTGCGCGGGCTGCCGTCCCTGCCGCCGGAGGGGGTCTCCGGCCCGCTCCGCCTGCGGTCGGCCGTGCGCGGCGTCGGCGAGGGCTTCACCTTCCTGCGGACGCAGCCGGTCCTGCTCATGACGTTCGTCGTCGACATCATCGCGATGATGTTCGCCTGGCCGCAGGCGGTGTTCCCGGAGCTGTCGCAGACCGGTTCGCCGAGTCGCCCAACAGCCTGGGCTGGCTGTTCGCGGGCATCTCGATCGGCGCGCTGCTGA
- the pdxH gene encoding pyridoxamine 5'-phosphate oxidase, translated as MPDLSRMRRDYTAGRLLEQDLAPTWVEQFDRWFADAVAAELPEPNAVVVATADADGAPDARIVLMKGYDEAGFIFGTSYASAKGAQLAANPRAALVFPWHAMQRQVRVTGRVERIGDAASDGLWDPRPRGSQLAAVASVQSTVVDSHEELAERVRLLDEQTPEGPVPRPAVWGGYRVVPERVEFWQGGRDRLHDRLRFVRDDEEGGGWIVQRLAP; from the coding sequence GTGCCCGACCTCTCCCGCATGCGCAGGGACTACACCGCAGGCCGACTCCTCGAGCAGGACCTCGCGCCGACCTGGGTCGAGCAGTTCGACCGCTGGTTCGCCGACGCCGTCGCCGCCGAGCTGCCCGAGCCGAACGCGGTCGTCGTGGCGACCGCCGACGCCGACGGGGCACCCGATGCCCGGATCGTGCTGATGAAGGGGTACGACGAGGCGGGGTTCATCTTCGGCACCAGCTACGCCTCGGCGAAGGGAGCGCAGCTGGCCGCCAACCCGCGGGCGGCGCTGGTCTTCCCCTGGCACGCGATGCAGCGTCAGGTTCGCGTGACCGGCCGCGTCGAGCGGATCGGGGACGCGGCGTCGGACGGCCTCTGGGACCCCCGCCCGCGCGGTTCGCAGCTGGCCGCGGTCGCGTCGGTGCAGTCGACGGTTGTCGACTCGCACGAGGAGCTGGCCGAGCGAGTGCGGCTGCTCGACGAGCAGACCCCGGAGGGGCCGGTGCCCCGGCCGGCGGTCTGGGGTGGCTACCGGGTCGTCCCGGAGCGGGTGGAGTTCTGGCAGGGCGGCCGGGACCGGCTGCACGACCGGCTGCGGTTCGTGAGGGACGACGAGGAGGGCGGTGGCTGGATCGTGCAGCGCCTCGCCCCATGA